One Thermodesulfobacteriota bacterium DNA segment encodes these proteins:
- a CDS encoding rhodanese-like domain-containing protein: MRHITREELRDALDNGARVTLVEALPEKYWRDGHLPGAIQIDHTEVAEKAGDLLPDKGARVVVYCASTECQNSTKAARTLEALGYTDVYEYVEGKKDWAEAGLPLVSEN; encoded by the coding sequence ATGAGACACATTACGAGAGAAGAGCTGAGGGACGCGCTCGACAACGGGGCAAGGGTCACGCTCGTCGAGGCCCTGCCGGAGAAGTACTGGAGGGACGGGCACCTGCCGGGCGCGATACAGATAGACCATACGGAGGTCGCGGAGAAGGCCGGGGATCTGCTTCCGGACAAGGGGGCGAGGGTCGTCGTCTACTGCGCCAGCACCGAGTGCCAGAACTCGACGAAGGCCGCGAGGACGCTCGAGGCCTTAGGCTACACGGACGTTTACGAGTACGTCGAAGGGAAGAAGGACTGGGCCGAGGCCGGGCTGCCGCTTGTATCGGAGAATTGA
- a CDS encoding MarC family protein: protein MDILSDPKLIIEAALLCFIPIFAAIDPVGIVPMFLTLTRGYEAPERRKIVLDSVLTATVIGIIFVLAGKTIFLLLGITIQDFAIAGGALLFILSIIDLLGDGSARVHGAEPRALGIFPLGTPLIVGPAVLATLIILVDTYGFLPSLIAFVLNLIVLFFALFKADAILSVLGENGTRAFAKIMSILLAAIGIMMVRKGIMELIALAG, encoded by the coding sequence ATGGATATTCTATCCGACCCTAAGCTTATAATAGAAGCAGCTCTCCTCTGCTTCATACCCATATTCGCGGCTATAGACCCGGTAGGGATAGTGCCCATGTTCCTCACGCTCACGAGGGGCTACGAGGCCCCGGAGAGGCGGAAGATAGTGCTCGACTCGGTCCTCACGGCGACGGTCATAGGGATAATCTTCGTCCTCGCGGGGAAGACGATATTCCTCCTCCTCGGCATCACTATCCAGGACTTCGCCATAGCGGGCGGGGCGCTGCTGTTCATACTCTCGATCATAGACCTCCTGGGCGACGGGAGCGCGAGGGTGCACGGGGCCGAGCCGAGGGCGCTCGGGATATTCCCTCTCGGCACGCCGCTCATAGTGGGCCCGGCCGTGCTCGCGACGCTCATAATACTCGTCGACACTTACGGGTTCCTGCCCTCGCTCATAGCTTTCGTGCTCAACCTGATTGTGCTCTTCTTCGCCCTCTTCAAGGCCGACGCGATACTTTCAGTGCTGGGGGAGAACGGGACCAGGGCCTTCGCCAAGATAATGAGCATACTCCTCGCGGCGATAGGGATAATGATGGTGCGGAAGGGGATAATGGAGCTCATCGCGCTCGCCGGGTGA
- a CDS encoding DoxX family protein: MLRKLIETDGNDIAALIARVFLGIVILPHGMQKLLGMFGGYGFGPTVEFFSGIGVPAFIAVLVILGDSFGALFLILGLISRVSAAGITLIMLGAVFLLHLPNGFFMNWEGAQRGEGFEFHILALGLALIVLLRGGGKWSLDGMIGGSAD; encoded by the coding sequence ATGTTGAGGAAATTGATTGAAACTGATGGAAACGATATTGCGGCGCTGATTGCCAGGGTGTTCCTCGGGATAGTGATACTCCCCCACGGGATGCAGAAGCTCCTCGGAATGTTCGGGGGATACGGCTTCGGCCCTACGGTGGAGTTCTTCTCCGGCATAGGCGTGCCCGCTTTCATAGCGGTGCTGGTAATACTGGGCGATTCCTTCGGGGCGCTCTTTCTTATACTCGGGCTCATAAGCAGGGTGTCCGCAGCCGGAATAACCCTCATCATGCTCGGAGCGGTGTTCCTGCTGCATCTGCCGAACGGGTTTTTCATGAACTGGGAGGGCGCGCAGAGGGGGGAGGGGTTCGAGTTCCACATCCTAGCGCTGGGTCTCGCGCTGATTGTTCTCCTGCGCGGCGGCGGCAAGTGGTCCCTCGACGGAATGATCGGCGGGAGCGCGGATTAG
- a CDS encoding MarR family winged helix-turn-helix transcriptional regulator: MRMKKKKAGGSGHEWTDKETSAWTGLVRAQQYLVGAVEDALREEGFPPLPWYDVLWELERAPGGNLRLNEIGKRVLLDKYNVTRLVQRLEDEGLVRRVPCPQDGRGVFAYITPEGRRLRKKMWPVYERAVKERFFSKLGKEDIARIDVLMRRIRGESGS, encoded by the coding sequence ATGCGCATGAAAAAAAAGAAGGCGGGCGGAAGCGGGCACGAATGGACGGACAAGGAGACCTCGGCCTGGACGGGGCTCGTCAGGGCGCAGCAGTACCTCGTAGGCGCCGTAGAGGACGCGCTCAGGGAGGAGGGCTTCCCACCGCTCCCCTGGTACGACGTGCTGTGGGAGCTCGAGAGGGCCCCCGGAGGCAACCTCCGGCTTAACGAGATCGGAAAGCGGGTGCTCCTCGACAAGTACAACGTAACGAGGCTCGTCCAGAGGCTCGAGGACGAGGGGTTAGTCAGGCGCGTCCCCTGCCCGCAGGACGGGCGCGGAGTCTTCGCCTACATCACGCCCGAGGGCAGGAGGCTCAGGAAGAAGATGTGGCCCGTGTACGAGCGCGCGGTCAAGGAGCGCTTCTTCTCGAAGCTCGGGAAGGAGGACATCGCCCGGATCGACGTCCTCATGCGGCGCA